One part of the Populus alba chromosome 18, ASM523922v2, whole genome shotgun sequence genome encodes these proteins:
- the LOC118034351 gene encoding RNA polymerase II C-terminal domain phosphatase-like 4 has protein sequence MSLVTDSPVHSSSSDDFAAFLDTELDSKSSASSASDDEAPNQRHSDSAASSSLDQDKEAEEDDDSDFQSKRVKRSKVETLEIVEDDGGTTSFASLEHNSEASISKEICTHPGSFGTMCIVCGQLLDGESGVTFGYIHKGLRLGNDEIVRLRNTDMKNLLRHKKLYLILDLDHTLLNSTQLMHMTLDEEYLNGRTDSLQDVSKGSLFMLSSMQMMTKLRPFVRTFLKEASQMFEMYIYTMGDRAYALEMAKLLDPGREYFNAKVISRDDGTQRHQKGLDVVLGQESAVLILDDTENAWMKHKDNLILMERYHFFASSCHQFGFNCKSLSEQKTDESESEGALASILKVLTKIHQIFFEEVEENMDGRDVRQVLKTVRKDVLKGCKIVFSRVFPTQSQADNHHLWRMAEQLGASCSTELDPSVTHVVSKDSGTEKSHWALKHNKFLVQPGWIEAANYFWQRQPEENFSVNQIKN, from the exons ATGAGTCTGGTAACGGATTCTCCAGTTCACTCTTCTAGTAGTGATGATTTCGCTGCTTTTCTTGACACGGAGCTTGATTCTAAATCCTCTGCTTCTTCGGCTAGTGATGACGAAGCTCCCAATCAACGCCATTCTGACTCTGCTGCCTCCTCATCACTAGATCAAGATAAAGAagctgaagaagatgatgacTCCGACTTTCAAAGCAAGAG GGTAAAAAGGTCTAAGGTGGAGACTCTGGAAATTGTGGAGGATGACGGGGGAACTACTTCTTTTGCGTCTCTAGAGCACAACTCAG AGGCGTCAATCAGCAAGGAAATATGCACACATCCAGGATCATTTGGAACTATGTGTATTGTCTGTGGGCAATTGCTGGATGGAGAATCTGGTGTGACATTTGGGTATATACACAAG GGATTAAGGCTTGGTAATGATGAAATTGTTCGATTGCGCAACACTGATATGAAGAATTTGTTACGTCATAAGAAACTCTACTTGATTCTTGATCTAGATCATACACTGCTTAATTCTACCCAGCTTATGCATATGACCTTAGACGAGGAATATCTAAACGGTCGAACGGATTCACTGCAAG ATGTTTCAAAAGGCAGTCTCTTTATGTTGAGCTCCATGCAAATGATGACTAAGTTGAGGCCTTTTGTGCGTACGTTTCTCAAAGAAGCAAGTCAGATGTTTGAGATGTATATTTACACTATGGGTGATCGGGCCTATGCATTGGAAATGGCCAAACTGCTTGACCCTGGAAGAGAATACTTTAATGCTAAAGTCATTTCACGTGATGATGGAACCCAAAGACATCAAAAGGGTCTTGATGTGGTCTTGGGGCAAGAAAGTGCTGTTCTAATCCTTGACGATACAGAAAAT gCTTGGATGAAGCATAAAGACAACTTGATATTGATGGAAAGATATCACTTTTTTGCTTCAAGCTGTCATCAATTTGGATTTAATTGCAAATCCCTTTCGGAGCAGAAGACTGATGAGAGCGAGTCTGAAGGTGCACTTGCATCCATTCTTAAGGTTCTTACGAAAATTCACCAGATCTTTTTCGAG GAAGTGGAAGAAAATATGGATGGCAGAGATGTGAGACAG GTGCTCAAAACGGTTCGCAAGGATGTCCTGAAGGGATGTAAAATTGTATTCAGCAGAGTTTTCCCTACCCAATCCCAGGCTGATAATCACCACCTTTGGAGGATGGCTGAGCAGTTGGGAGCTTCATGCTCAACAGAACTTGATCCCTCGGTAACTCATGTGGTCTCAAAAGATTCTGGGACTGAGAAGTCACATTGGGCCTTGAAGCACAACAAGTTCTTGGTCCAGCCAGGGTGGATCGAAGCTGCCAATTATTTTTGGCAGAGGCAGCCCGAAGAGAATTTCTCTGTCAACCAAATTAAGAATTGA
- the LOC118034352 gene encoding uncharacterized protein isoform X1 produces MDASRRKAGVKTSVVAGSVWENRMKLDEVQGGIKVFNGEENVEESRSSNGDVGKKTVKRGQTGTSASVAMSGKRKTWKSESVDGPIQIGKGKNTDQLCKELSVSVDGIKKNPVQARKGRSEGSNKVLSLSVDGIDKSSIQVKKGSKELDGIVRSPIQGKKGRSEPNKEVGVSVDGNEKSPRQIRKQRSDIKEVVEYDVELRKVKSDPVKVSEQSEIGKDPVLDGGVERNSVQLRMAKSEADKVLDESVNGIEKIPPEIEETGSEETCNESGVCQEKVISISETNESVEKPPPKLLVDNPPPHDDDDDVVIDGDEDIEGDEDEEEIEEEIEIQIEKKSLDIKEINIAEEKPKKVETNVAEQEPKKVETNVAKQKPKKVEICIPEQKPKKVVSEVKKVQQFKNRTAPASSIVNKQPPPVIKRATLYQNLAKVAPNPSIAVANEYQNFKETRRHSKLQNLVDLVMWRDISRSTLAFGMGTFTIISSSYTKDLNVSFISVMSYLGLVYLATIFLYRSLICRGVIDIDDDGSYVLGEGEAIWLLRLVLPYLNECLLKIRALFSGDPATTMKMAVLLFVFARCGSSITIWKMARLGFFGVFTVPKVCSSYSAQLTAYGKFWIRRFRDAWESCSHKKAVALCIFTLVWNLSSMVARVWAVFMMFVAVRYYQQTMERDEWVVEEEEVDTEADATWHGDSAGQRQGSGPTSVEVNKVKKGS; encoded by the exons ATGGATGCGAGTAGGAGAAAAGCTGGGGTTAAAACTAGTGTAGTAGCAGGTTCTGTGTGGGAGAACAGAATGAAACTTGATGAAGTTCAAGGTGGAATTAAGGTGTTTAATGGAGAAGAGAATGTTGAAGAGAGTAGAAGTAGTAATGGAGATGTTGGAAAAAAGACGGTAAAGAGAGGACAGACTGGTACGAGTGCTAGTGTGGCTATGAGTGGCAAGAGAAAGACTTGGAAATCTGAGAGCGTTGATGGTCCAATTCAGAttggaaagggaaaaaatacTGATCAGCTCTGTAAAGAATTGAGTGTTTCGGTTGATGGAATCAAGAAAAATCCAGTTCAGGCAAGAAAGGGAAGATCTGAAGGGAGTAATAAGGTGCTTAGCTTGTCAGTTGATGGTATTGATAAAAGCTCAATTCAGGTCAAGAAAGGAAGTAAAGAGCTTGATGGGATTGTAAGAAGTCCAATTCAGGGCAAGAAAGGAAGATCTGAACCAAATAAGGAGGTTGGTGTTTCTGTTGATGGAAATGAGAAAAGCCCGAGGCAGATAAGGAAGCAAAGATCTGATATAAAAGAGGTTGTTGAATATGATGTAGAACTGAGGAAAGTAAAATCTGATCCTGTCAAGGTTTCAGAGCAGTCTGAAATAGGTAAAGATCCTGTACTTGACGGTGGGGTTGAAAGGAATTCAGTTCAGTTAAGGATGGCGAAGTCAGAAGCTGACAAGGTACTGGATGAATCTGTTAATGGAATTGAGAAGATCCCACCTGAAATTGAGGAGACTGGATCTGAGGAAACTTGTAATGAGTCTGGTGTGTGCCAGGAAAAGGTCATTTCTATCAGCGAAACCAATGAGTCGGTAGAGAAACCACCTCCCAAGCTTCTGGTAGATAATCCTCCTCCtcatgatgatgacgatgatgttGTTATTGATGGAGATGAAGATATTGAGGGAGATGAAGATGAGGAAGAAATCGAAGAAGAAATTGAGATtcagattgaaaagaaaagcttAGATATTAAGGAGATTAACATAGCAGAAGAGAAGCCTAAGAAGGTGGAAACAAATGTAGCAGAACAAGAGCCTAAGAAGGTGGAAACAAATGTAGCAAAACAAAAGCCCAAGAAGGTGGAGATTTGTATACCAGAACAGAAGCCTAAGAAAGTAGTGAGTGAAGTGAAAAAAGTTCAGCAATTTAAAAACAGAACAGCACCAGCTTCTTCGATTGTGAATAAACAACCTCCTCCTGTAATAAAGAGAGCAACTCTTTATCAAAATCTTGCAAAGGTTGCTCCTAATCCAT CAATTGCAGTTGCTAATGAATACCAGAATTTCAAAGAAACTCGTAGACATAGCAAGCTTCAAAATCTAG TGGATCTAGTGATGTGGAGAGACATATCAAGATCTACATTAGCCTTTGGAATGGGTACATTTACCATAATCTCATCCTCCTATACTAAAGACCTCAATGTCAG TTTCATTTCTGTGATGTCCTATCTGGGACTTGTTTATCTTGCCACCATTTTTCTGTATAGATCGCTTATTTGCAG GGGAGTCATAGATATAGATGATGATGGAAGCTATGTGCTGGGTGAGGGTGAGGCGATTTGGTTGTTAAGGTTGGTTCTGCCATACTTGAATGAGTGCTTGTTGAAGATTAGAGCCCTTTTTTCTGGCGATCCTGCAACTACAATGAAG ATGGCAGTGTTGCTCTTTGTTTTTGCCAGGTGTGGCAGCTCCATCACCATTTGGAAGATGGCAAGATTGG GCTTTTTTGGAGTCTTCACTGTACCAAAAGTCTGCTCTTCCTACTCCGCACAGTTAACTGCTTATG GTAAATTCTGGATTCGACGATTTCGTGATGCTTGGGAATCATGCTCGCACAAAAAAGCCGTGGCCTTGTGCATCTTCACCCTCGTATGGAACCTCTCTTCAATGGTGGCTCGCGTCTGGGCAG TGTTCATGATGTTCGTGGCCGTCCGATATTATCAACAGACGATGGAGAGAGATGAGtgggtggtggaggaggaggaggtggacaCAGAAGCTGATGCAACGTGGCATGGAGACAGTGCAGGACAAAGACAAGGGAGTGGTCCCACTTCGGTGGAAGTGAATAAAGTGAAAAAGGGATCCTAA
- the LOC118034348 gene encoding CBL-interacting serine/threonine-protein kinase 6, protein MAETTSDGHPTLLHGKYELGRLLGHGTFAKVYHARNLQSGKSVAMKVVGKEKVIKVGMMEQIKREISVMKMVKHPNIVELHEVMASKSKIYFAMELVRGGELFSKIEKGRLREDVARVYFQQLISAIDFCHSRGVYHRDLKPENLLLDEDGKLKVTDFGLSAFTEHLKQDGLLHTTCGTPAYVAPEVIGKQGYDGAKADLWSCGVILYVLLAGFLPFQDDNIVAMYRKIYRGDFKCPPWFSSEARRLITKLLDPNPSTRITISKVMDSTWFKKSVPKTVKSKEEMEFEAFNGDEDANGDKSKQLETLNAFHIISLSQGFDLSPLFEERKREEKEELRFATTRPASSVISRLEEVGKAGNFSVKKSDSKVRLQGQERGRKGKLAIAADIFAVTPSFLVVEVKKDNGDTLEFNQFCSKALRPALKDIVWISPAENSTLA, encoded by the coding sequence ATGGCAGAAACAACAAGTGATGGTCACCCGACCTTGCTTCATGGGAAATATGAACTGGGTCGGTTACTAGGGCATGGCACCTTCGCTAAAGTCTACCACGCGCGTAACTTGCAGAGTGGCAAAAGTGTGGCCATGAAGGTGGTTGGTAAAGAGAAGGTGATAAAGGTGGGGATGATGGagcaaatcaagagagaaattTCAGTTATGAAGATGGTGAAGCACCCCAATATTGTTGAGTTACATGAAGTCATGGCTAGCAAGTCCAAGATCTATTTCGCCATGGAACTTGTTCGAGGTGGCGAGTTGTTCTCCAAGATTGAGAAAGGTCGGTTAAGAGAAGATGTGGCTAGAGTTTATTTTCAGCAGTTAATATCTGCGATCGATTTTTGTCACAGTCGCGGTGTTTATCATCGTGATTTGAAGCCTGAGAACTTGCTGCTCGACGAAGATGGGAAGTTGAAGGTTACAGATTTTGGGCTGAGTGCTTTCACCGAGCATTTGAAGCAAGATGGGTTGTTGCATACAACTTGTGGGACACCAGCTTATGTTGCACCTGAAGTAATTGGGAAGCAAGGGTATGATGGTGCCAAAGCAGATCTCTGGTCTTGTGGTGTTATTCTCTATGTGCTTCTTGCTGGGTTCTTGCCATTTCAAGATGATAATATTGTGGCTATGTATAGAAAGATTTATAGAGGTGACTTCAAATGCCCTCCATGGTTCTCCTCTGAAGCTCGACGGCTGATTACCAAGCTTCTTGATCCAAACCCAAGCACTCGAATCACGATATCCAAGGTCATGGATTCAACTTGGTTCAAGAAATCAGTGCCAAAGACCGTAAAAAGCAAAGAAGAGATGGAATTTGAAGCTTTCAATGGAGATGAAGATGCTAATGGAGACAAATCAAAGCAGCTCGAAACGTTAAACGCGTTTCACATAATATCTTTATCCCAGGGATTTGATTTGTCACCACTTTTTGAGGAGAGGAAGAGGGAGGAAAAAGAGGAGCTGAGATTTGCCACAACAAGGCCAGCAAGCAGTGTCATTTCAAGACTCGAGGAGGTGGGCAAGGCAGGGAATTTCAGTGTCAAGAAGAGCGATTCCAAAGTGAGATTGCAAGGACAGGAGAGGGGTAGGAAAGGGAAGCTGGCTATTGCAGCTGATATTTTTGCTGTCACGCCATCGTTTTTGGTGGTGGAGGTGAAGAAGGATAACGGAGACACTTTGGAGTTTAACCAATTCTGCAGTAAAGCGCTGAGACCAGCCCTTAAGGACATTGTGTGGATATCTCCTGCTGAGAATTCAACTCTTGCTTGA
- the LOC118034352 gene encoding uncharacterized protein isoform X2 — MDASRRKAGVKTSVVAGSVWENRMKLDEVQGGIKVFNGEENVEESRSSNGDVGKKTVKRGQTGTSASVAMSGKRKTWKSESVDGPIQIGKGKNTDQLCKELSVSVDGIKKNPVQARKGRSEGSNKVLSLSVDGIDKSSIQVKKGSKELDGIVRSPIQGKKGRSEPNKEVGVSVDGNEKSPRQIRKQRSDIKEVVEYDVELRKVKSDPVKVSEQSEIGKDPVLDGGVERNSVQLRMAKSEADKVLDESVNGIEKIPPEIEETGSEETCNESGVCQEKVISISETNESVEKPPPKLLVDNPPPHDDDDDVVIDGDEDIEGDEDEEEIEEEIEIQIEKKSLDIKEINIAEEKPKKVETNVAKQKPKKVEICIPEQKPKKVVSEVKKVQQFKNRTAPASSIVNKQPPPVIKRATLYQNLAKVAPNPSIAVANEYQNFKETRRHSKLQNLVDLVMWRDISRSTLAFGMGTFTIISSSYTKDLNVSFISVMSYLGLVYLATIFLYRSLICRGVIDIDDDGSYVLGEGEAIWLLRLVLPYLNECLLKIRALFSGDPATTMKMAVLLFVFARCGSSITIWKMARLGFFGVFTVPKVCSSYSAQLTAYGKFWIRRFRDAWESCSHKKAVALCIFTLVWNLSSMVARVWAVFMMFVAVRYYQQTMERDEWVVEEEEVDTEADATWHGDSAGQRQGSGPTSVEVNKVKKGS, encoded by the exons ATGGATGCGAGTAGGAGAAAAGCTGGGGTTAAAACTAGTGTAGTAGCAGGTTCTGTGTGGGAGAACAGAATGAAACTTGATGAAGTTCAAGGTGGAATTAAGGTGTTTAATGGAGAAGAGAATGTTGAAGAGAGTAGAAGTAGTAATGGAGATGTTGGAAAAAAGACGGTAAAGAGAGGACAGACTGGTACGAGTGCTAGTGTGGCTATGAGTGGCAAGAGAAAGACTTGGAAATCTGAGAGCGTTGATGGTCCAATTCAGAttggaaagggaaaaaatacTGATCAGCTCTGTAAAGAATTGAGTGTTTCGGTTGATGGAATCAAGAAAAATCCAGTTCAGGCAAGAAAGGGAAGATCTGAAGGGAGTAATAAGGTGCTTAGCTTGTCAGTTGATGGTATTGATAAAAGCTCAATTCAGGTCAAGAAAGGAAGTAAAGAGCTTGATGGGATTGTAAGAAGTCCAATTCAGGGCAAGAAAGGAAGATCTGAACCAAATAAGGAGGTTGGTGTTTCTGTTGATGGAAATGAGAAAAGCCCGAGGCAGATAAGGAAGCAAAGATCTGATATAAAAGAGGTTGTTGAATATGATGTAGAACTGAGGAAAGTAAAATCTGATCCTGTCAAGGTTTCAGAGCAGTCTGAAATAGGTAAAGATCCTGTACTTGACGGTGGGGTTGAAAGGAATTCAGTTCAGTTAAGGATGGCGAAGTCAGAAGCTGACAAGGTACTGGATGAATCTGTTAATGGAATTGAGAAGATCCCACCTGAAATTGAGGAGACTGGATCTGAGGAAACTTGTAATGAGTCTGGTGTGTGCCAGGAAAAGGTCATTTCTATCAGCGAAACCAATGAGTCGGTAGAGAAACCACCTCCCAAGCTTCTGGTAGATAATCCTCCTCCtcatgatgatgacgatgatgttGTTATTGATGGAGATGAAGATATTGAGGGAGATGAAGATGAGGAAGAAATCGAAGAAGAAATTGAGATtcagattgaaaagaaaagcttAGATATTAAGGAGATTAACATAGCAGAAGAGAAGCCTAAGAAG GTGGAAACAAATGTAGCAAAACAAAAGCCCAAGAAGGTGGAGATTTGTATACCAGAACAGAAGCCTAAGAAAGTAGTGAGTGAAGTGAAAAAAGTTCAGCAATTTAAAAACAGAACAGCACCAGCTTCTTCGATTGTGAATAAACAACCTCCTCCTGTAATAAAGAGAGCAACTCTTTATCAAAATCTTGCAAAGGTTGCTCCTAATCCAT CAATTGCAGTTGCTAATGAATACCAGAATTTCAAAGAAACTCGTAGACATAGCAAGCTTCAAAATCTAG TGGATCTAGTGATGTGGAGAGACATATCAAGATCTACATTAGCCTTTGGAATGGGTACATTTACCATAATCTCATCCTCCTATACTAAAGACCTCAATGTCAG TTTCATTTCTGTGATGTCCTATCTGGGACTTGTTTATCTTGCCACCATTTTTCTGTATAGATCGCTTATTTGCAG GGGAGTCATAGATATAGATGATGATGGAAGCTATGTGCTGGGTGAGGGTGAGGCGATTTGGTTGTTAAGGTTGGTTCTGCCATACTTGAATGAGTGCTTGTTGAAGATTAGAGCCCTTTTTTCTGGCGATCCTGCAACTACAATGAAG ATGGCAGTGTTGCTCTTTGTTTTTGCCAGGTGTGGCAGCTCCATCACCATTTGGAAGATGGCAAGATTGG GCTTTTTTGGAGTCTTCACTGTACCAAAAGTCTGCTCTTCCTACTCCGCACAGTTAACTGCTTATG GTAAATTCTGGATTCGACGATTTCGTGATGCTTGGGAATCATGCTCGCACAAAAAAGCCGTGGCCTTGTGCATCTTCACCCTCGTATGGAACCTCTCTTCAATGGTGGCTCGCGTCTGGGCAG TGTTCATGATGTTCGTGGCCGTCCGATATTATCAACAGACGATGGAGAGAGATGAGtgggtggtggaggaggaggaggtggacaCAGAAGCTGATGCAACGTGGCATGGAGACAGTGCAGGACAAAGACAAGGGAGTGGTCCCACTTCGGTGGAAGTGAATAAAGTGAAAAAGGGATCCTAA